Sequence from the Pontibacter pudoricolor genome:
CATTGTACCGAAGACTGGAGAAGTATGAGCTTTAAGAACTACAGGCTTCAGTTGCTGCTGCGTATTCTGTTACTTACAGCATCAATTTATGCCCTGGCTATAGTTGGGGCCAACCAGCAGTACAGAGGGACTTTTATCGGGCTGATCGTTTTAATAGTTGCACAGATCTTACTACTTATTTATTTTCATGAACGCACAAACCGGCAGTTTTTACGTTTCCTGAATTCTATAAAGTACGACGATTTTACGGAGCAATTTCATGTGACCGGCGAAGGAAAAGTACAGAACCAGCTTGCGCAAGGGTTAAACGATGTGATGCAGAAGTTCCGGGAAGTACGCGCCGAAAAAGAAGCGCATCTGCATTACTTCGAAGTTATAGTGCAACACATCGGTATCGGTATCATAACCTACAAACCAAACGGCGAGATAATGATGCTGAATAATGCCGCCAAAAAGCTGGTGCATTTAACGCAGGCCAGTAACATTAGTGAGCTGCAAAAAGTAAGTCCGGAGCTTGCCCTGGGTTTGCAACAACTTGAACATGGCGACAAGGTGCTGGTCCCGATCCGGAAAGGTGGCGAACAGGCAAACCTGACTGTACATGTCATGGAGCTTTCGCTGCTCGGGGACCGGATAAGGCTGGCATCTATCCAGAACATTCAGCGCGAACTGGAAGAGAAAGAGATGGAAGCGTGGCACAACCTGATCAAAGTACTCACACACGAGATCATGAACTCTGTAACGCCAATAGCGTCGCTTTCGGCAAGTGCATCCGAAGAGATCAGCAGTTACACGGATACCGAAGCCGAAGAGATAACCATACTGCGCGAAGAACTGGATGACGTGGGGAAATGCCTGCAAACTATAAGCCGCCGTTCTGATAGCCTGATCCGTTTTGTGAACGACTTCCGTAACCTGACAACCATATCTGTTCCACAGAAATCTGTATTTAAGGTAGGGGAGTTGTTCCGAGAAATAAAGATGCTGATGCGGGAGCAACTGGCCAGGCAGCAGGTTCGGTTACAAGTAGAGGTGCCATCCGAAGATATTTTACTTTCTGCTGACCGTGGCATGGTGGAACAAGTGCTGATAAACCTGGTAAAGAATGCTGTGGAGGCACTGCACGAAAGATCGGATGCAACTATAAAATTACAGGCCACCCTGGATGACCGCAGCCGGGCCCGGATTCTGGTTTGCGATAATGGGCAGGGCCTGACGGAAGAAGCCATGCAAAAGATATTTATTCCATTTTATACCACCAAAAAAACCGGTTCTGGTATCGGACTTAGCCTATCACGACAAATCATGCGTCTGCATCAGGGCAATATAGCTGTTGATTCTAAACTCGGTGAGGGTACAGCTTTCACTTTAAGTTTCTGAGGTCAAACTATAGTCTGACCATAAGTGCAACCGCGTGCGTATAGTTGAGGAAAGCAACAATACAGTATGAGCAGAACAGTAACTATAAGCGCCGAGCAACCCAACGGGTTTGTTGCCAATATCCGGATGGGAGACCAGCAGTTTGTAATCGATGAAAGCGGAATTACTGAAGGAATTGATACCGGGCCAACGCCATACGACTATATTATGAGCGCACTCGGAGCCTGTACGGTTATTACCTTGCACATGTACGCGCAACGCAAACAATGGCCTCTGCAACGCGCAGAAGTAATCCTTAGCCATGAACGCGTATACGCTGCCGATTGTGAAAATTGCGATGACAAATCAGCCAAAATATCTCAGATAACCAAAAAACTGAAACTGGTTGGGGACCTTACCCAGGAACAGCGCCTTCGGCTGGAAATTATCTCTTCTAAATGCCCGGTACAAAAAACCCTGCAGGCCGGCATTGTGATACAGACAGAGCTGGTGCAGGGCTAAGCTATAGTTTGCTACTCTTCCTGATTTCGGTATATTCGTAACGTGTAACCAGGGCAGCCATACCCAAACTATAGTTGCTTTTCAGCCTATGTTCAGAAGATCTGTATTTGTACTTTCACTCGTGTTTTCACTGTTTGCCGGCTGCGTACCCATCGAGGAGCAGGCTCAAAGCGGCTCATCTAACCAGCAGACACCAATCCGGTACGAAGATTATATTTACAACGAAACTATAAAGTCGGTACAGTTTTACCAGGCAACCGGTGTGCCCGAAGAAGTTTTGGAACCGGCTGTAACTTCGTTGCAGC
This genomic interval carries:
- a CDS encoding sensor histidine kinase; this encodes MSFKNYRLQLLLRILLLTASIYALAIVGANQQYRGTFIGLIVLIVAQILLLIYFHERTNRQFLRFLNSIKYDDFTEQFHVTGEGKVQNQLAQGLNDVMQKFREVRAEKEAHLHYFEVIVQHIGIGIITYKPNGEIMMLNNAAKKLVHLTQASNISELQKVSPELALGLQQLEHGDKVLVPIRKGGEQANLTVHVMELSLLGDRIRLASIQNIQRELEEKEMEAWHNLIKVLTHEIMNSVTPIASLSASASEEISSYTDTEAEEITILREELDDVGKCLQTISRRSDSLIRFVNDFRNLTTISVPQKSVFKVGELFREIKMLMREQLARQQVRLQVEVPSEDILLSADRGMVEQVLINLVKNAVEALHERSDATIKLQATLDDRSRARILVCDNGQGLTEEAMQKIFIPFYTTKKTGSGIGLSLSRQIMRLHQGNIAVDSKLGEGTAFTLSF
- a CDS encoding OsmC family protein, with translation MSRTVTISAEQPNGFVANIRMGDQQFVIDESGITEGIDTGPTPYDYIMSALGACTVITLHMYAQRKQWPLQRAEVILSHERVYAADCENCDDKSAKISQITKKLKLVGDLTQEQRLRLEIISSKCPVQKTLQAGIVIQTELVQG